One stretch of Carassius carassius chromosome 18, fCarCar2.1, whole genome shotgun sequence DNA includes these proteins:
- the LOC132092348 gene encoding centrosomal protein cep57l1-like isoform X3, whose translation MDHFRDQSLNLDSPSKHSYVGSYYKPPEKLSRPLYMNADTHSLEGKSSGVQDISPQLYRTVPDAGSRVISALKTLQEKMRRLELERVQAERNVQDFSQTIPYQAGASAQREPDHSTHENQSARRKAELVSKLHSAETRYSLLDKQIDYMRKMVECAARERINHTDKQDSVCRESTHTDPLMQAHLNKLERLEKEYLKLTSTQSIAERKIELLEQKLLEEQHERKLVQEKAEELQRELENNLISLSAVTQPKGKKKKKKEMAACKKPSSAKLEAPPTPKAKRLPFVAGTSTSPSHSVNANVQSVLHLMKHRNPRLCERVSALQKSGSENQRAERRPPSSPSRAASALGSLSDVLLALQDELGQMSFEHQELVKQIDETSKRELRDDLEQELDCLVKRMEEKAAQISKLRKHQQTVQKLSQRSCSPRKKPHGAASVEGKTRAQSGVQPLPPSPVKASASKGQKQSGSSQETLRLLRETQKLCSGLRKQDIAWET comes from the exons ATGGATCACTTCAGAGATCAG AGTCTAAATCTGGACTCTCCATCTAAACATAGTTATGTTGGCAGCTATTACAAGCCTCCAGAGAAGCTGTCAAGACCTCTGTATATGAACGCAGACACACATTCACTGGAGGGAAAGAGCTCGGGTGTACAAGACATCAGCCCACAACTTTATCGGACAGTACCTGATGCTGGAAGCAGAG TGATATCAGCCCTGAAAACACTCCAGGAGAAGATGCGACGCCTGGAGCTGGAGAGAGTTCAGGCAGAGAGGAACGTCCAGGATTTCTCTCAGACTATTCCATATCAGGCGGGTGCTTCTGCGCAGAGAGAACCAGATCACAGCACACATGAGAATCAGTCTGCACGGAGGAAAG cAGAGCTGGTTTCTAAGCTTCACTCTGCAGAAACACGATACTCTCTGCTGGATAAACAGATTGATTATATGAGGAAAATGGTGGAATgtgcagcgagagagagaatcAATCACACAGACAAGCAG GACTCTGTGTGTAGGGAGAGCACACATACAGACCCACTAATGCAGGCACACCTCAACAAATTGGAAAGACTGGAAAAGGAGTATCTAAAACTCACCAGTACACAGTCTATTGCCGAG AGGAAGATTGAGCTCTTAGAACAGAAACTTTTAGAGGAGCAACATGAACGCAAACTTGTGCAGGAGAAAGCAGAGGAG TTGCAGCGAGAGCTTGAAAACAATCTCATCTCCCTTTCTGCTGTGACCCAACCTAaaggcaagaagaagaagaagaaagaaatggCGGCttgcaag AAGCCCTCCTCAGCTAAGTTAGAGGCGCCCCCCACTCCTAAGGCTAAACGCCTCCCATTTGTGGCTGGAACA TCGACCAGTCCCAGTCACTCTGTCAATGCCAATGTTCAGAGTGTGTTGCACCTGATGAAGCACAGAAACCCACGGCTGTGTGAGAGAGTCAGCGCTCTGCAGAAGTCGGGTTCTGAGAACCAGCGGGCTGAGCGCAGACCTCCGTCCTCCCCCAGCAGAGCAGCTTCAGCACTGGGCAGCCTCTCTGATGTTCTGCTCGCCCTTCAGGATGAACTGGGACAGATGAGCTT tgaaCACCAGGAGTTGGTCAAGCAGATAGACGAGACCTCTAAACGAGAGCTTCGTGATGATCTGGAGCAAGAGCTGGACTGTCTGGTCAAGAGAATGGAGGAGAAAGCAGCTCAAATCTCCAAACTGCGCAAACATCAGCAAACA GTTCAGAAACTCTCCCAACGATCTTGTAGCCCCAGGAAGAAGCCACATGGTGCTGCAAGTGTAGAGGGCAAAACCAGGGCACAGAGTGGGGTACAACCATTGCCACCGTCCCCTGTCAAAGCCTCAGCTAGCAAGGGACAGAAACAGAGCGGGAGCAGTCAAGAGACCCTGAGGCTCCTCAGAGAGACACAGAAACTGTGCTCTGGCCTCCGCAAACAGGACATTGCATGGGAGACATAG
- the LOC132092348 gene encoding centrosomal protein cep57l1-like isoform X2 yields the protein MDHFRDQSLNLDSPSKHSYVGSYYKPPEKLSRPLYMNADTHSLEGKSSGVQDISPQLYRTVPDAGSRAVISALKTLQEKMRRLELERVQAERNVQDFSQTIPYQAGASAQREPDHSTHENQSARRKELVSKLHSAETRYSLLDKQIDYMRKMVECAARERINHTDKQDSVCRESTHTDPLMQAHLNKLERLEKEYLKLTSTQSIAERKIELLEQKLLEEQHERKLVQEKAEELQRELENNLISLSAVTQPKGKKKKKKEMAACKKPSSAKLEAPPTPKAKRLPFVAGTSTSPSHSVNANVQSVLHLMKHRNPRLCERVSALQKSGSENQRAERRPPSSPSRAASALGSLSDVLLALQDELGQMSFEHQELVKQIDETSKRELRDDLEQELDCLVKRMEEKAAQISKLRKHQQTVQKLSQRSCSPRKKPHGAASVEGKTRAQSGVQPLPPSPVKASASKGQKQSGSSQETLRLLRETQKLCSGLRKQDIAWET from the exons ATGGATCACTTCAGAGATCAG AGTCTAAATCTGGACTCTCCATCTAAACATAGTTATGTTGGCAGCTATTACAAGCCTCCAGAGAAGCTGTCAAGACCTCTGTATATGAACGCAGACACACATTCACTGGAGGGAAAGAGCTCGGGTGTACAAGACATCAGCCCACAACTTTATCGGACAGTACCTGATGCTGGAAGCAGAG CAGTGATATCAGCCCTGAAAACACTCCAGGAGAAGATGCGACGCCTGGAGCTGGAGAGAGTTCAGGCAGAGAGGAACGTCCAGGATTTCTCTCAGACTATTCCATATCAGGCGGGTGCTTCTGCGCAGAGAGAACCAGATCACAGCACACATGAGAATCAGTCTGCACGGAGGAAAG AGCTGGTTTCTAAGCTTCACTCTGCAGAAACACGATACTCTCTGCTGGATAAACAGATTGATTATATGAGGAAAATGGTGGAATgtgcagcgagagagagaatcAATCACACAGACAAGCAG GACTCTGTGTGTAGGGAGAGCACACATACAGACCCACTAATGCAGGCACACCTCAACAAATTGGAAAGACTGGAAAAGGAGTATCTAAAACTCACCAGTACACAGTCTATTGCCGAG AGGAAGATTGAGCTCTTAGAACAGAAACTTTTAGAGGAGCAACATGAACGCAAACTTGTGCAGGAGAAAGCAGAGGAG TTGCAGCGAGAGCTTGAAAACAATCTCATCTCCCTTTCTGCTGTGACCCAACCTAaaggcaagaagaagaagaagaaagaaatggCGGCttgcaag AAGCCCTCCTCAGCTAAGTTAGAGGCGCCCCCCACTCCTAAGGCTAAACGCCTCCCATTTGTGGCTGGAACA TCGACCAGTCCCAGTCACTCTGTCAATGCCAATGTTCAGAGTGTGTTGCACCTGATGAAGCACAGAAACCCACGGCTGTGTGAGAGAGTCAGCGCTCTGCAGAAGTCGGGTTCTGAGAACCAGCGGGCTGAGCGCAGACCTCCGTCCTCCCCCAGCAGAGCAGCTTCAGCACTGGGCAGCCTCTCTGATGTTCTGCTCGCCCTTCAGGATGAACTGGGACAGATGAGCTT tgaaCACCAGGAGTTGGTCAAGCAGATAGACGAGACCTCTAAACGAGAGCTTCGTGATGATCTGGAGCAAGAGCTGGACTGTCTGGTCAAGAGAATGGAGGAGAAAGCAGCTCAAATCTCCAAACTGCGCAAACATCAGCAAACA GTTCAGAAACTCTCCCAACGATCTTGTAGCCCCAGGAAGAAGCCACATGGTGCTGCAAGTGTAGAGGGCAAAACCAGGGCACAGAGTGGGGTACAACCATTGCCACCGTCCCCTGTCAAAGCCTCAGCTAGCAAGGGACAGAAACAGAGCGGGAGCAGTCAAGAGACCCTGAGGCTCCTCAGAGAGACACAGAAACTGTGCTCTGGCCTCCGCAAACAGGACATTGCATGGGAGACATAG
- the LOC132092352 gene encoding sialomucin core protein 24-like, whose amino-acid sequence MFWRLFFVTTLLALLGSLTSQGFAQDEDCGSLGCDSCGNVTHCRWMNCSDGEPKCYNVSAVNQTINCVSVNCTEPSPNTTVSPTPTNPTTNVTTTADSPTQNATVTSTTTMSPTTSPSKSSTFDAASFIGGIVLVLGLQAVIFFLYKFCKSKDRNYHTL is encoded by the exons ATGTTTTGGAGACTTTTCTTCGTGACAACATTACTAGCCCTCCTCGGATCGTTGACAAGCCAGGGATTTGCGCAGG ATGAAGACTGTGGTTCATTGGGTTGTGATTCATGTGGGAATGTGACTCACTGCCGGTGGATGAACTGCTCAG ATGGTGAACCTAAGTGTTATAACGTTAGTGCTGTGAACCAAACAATCAACTGCGTCAGTGTGAACTGCACAG AACCATCACCGAACACGACCGTGAGCCCTACCCCCACAAACCCTACCACCAACG TTACCACCACAGCAGATTCCCCGACTCAAAACGCAACAGTCACAA GCACCACGACCATGTCACCTACTACTTCTCCATCTAAATCATCCACATTTGATGCCGCCAGTTTCATCGGGGGAATTGTGTTAGTCCTTGGGCTTCAAGCGGTCATCTTTTTCCTTTACAAGTTCTGCAAATCCAAGGATCGCAACTACCACACCCTGTAA
- the LOC132092348 gene encoding centrosomal protein cep57l1-like isoform X1: MDHFRDQSLNLDSPSKHSYVGSYYKPPEKLSRPLYMNADTHSLEGKSSGVQDISPQLYRTVPDAGSRAVISALKTLQEKMRRLELERVQAERNVQDFSQTIPYQAGASAQREPDHSTHENQSARRKAELVSKLHSAETRYSLLDKQIDYMRKMVECAARERINHTDKQDSVCRESTHTDPLMQAHLNKLERLEKEYLKLTSTQSIAERKIELLEQKLLEEQHERKLVQEKAEELQRELENNLISLSAVTQPKGKKKKKKEMAACKKPSSAKLEAPPTPKAKRLPFVAGTSTSPSHSVNANVQSVLHLMKHRNPRLCERVSALQKSGSENQRAERRPPSSPSRAASALGSLSDVLLALQDELGQMSFEHQELVKQIDETSKRELRDDLEQELDCLVKRMEEKAAQISKLRKHQQTVQKLSQRSCSPRKKPHGAASVEGKTRAQSGVQPLPPSPVKASASKGQKQSGSSQETLRLLRETQKLCSGLRKQDIAWET; this comes from the exons ATGGATCACTTCAGAGATCAG AGTCTAAATCTGGACTCTCCATCTAAACATAGTTATGTTGGCAGCTATTACAAGCCTCCAGAGAAGCTGTCAAGACCTCTGTATATGAACGCAGACACACATTCACTGGAGGGAAAGAGCTCGGGTGTACAAGACATCAGCCCACAACTTTATCGGACAGTACCTGATGCTGGAAGCAGAG CAGTGATATCAGCCCTGAAAACACTCCAGGAGAAGATGCGACGCCTGGAGCTGGAGAGAGTTCAGGCAGAGAGGAACGTCCAGGATTTCTCTCAGACTATTCCATATCAGGCGGGTGCTTCTGCGCAGAGAGAACCAGATCACAGCACACATGAGAATCAGTCTGCACGGAGGAAAG cAGAGCTGGTTTCTAAGCTTCACTCTGCAGAAACACGATACTCTCTGCTGGATAAACAGATTGATTATATGAGGAAAATGGTGGAATgtgcagcgagagagagaatcAATCACACAGACAAGCAG GACTCTGTGTGTAGGGAGAGCACACATACAGACCCACTAATGCAGGCACACCTCAACAAATTGGAAAGACTGGAAAAGGAGTATCTAAAACTCACCAGTACACAGTCTATTGCCGAG AGGAAGATTGAGCTCTTAGAACAGAAACTTTTAGAGGAGCAACATGAACGCAAACTTGTGCAGGAGAAAGCAGAGGAG TTGCAGCGAGAGCTTGAAAACAATCTCATCTCCCTTTCTGCTGTGACCCAACCTAaaggcaagaagaagaagaagaaagaaatggCGGCttgcaag AAGCCCTCCTCAGCTAAGTTAGAGGCGCCCCCCACTCCTAAGGCTAAACGCCTCCCATTTGTGGCTGGAACA TCGACCAGTCCCAGTCACTCTGTCAATGCCAATGTTCAGAGTGTGTTGCACCTGATGAAGCACAGAAACCCACGGCTGTGTGAGAGAGTCAGCGCTCTGCAGAAGTCGGGTTCTGAGAACCAGCGGGCTGAGCGCAGACCTCCGTCCTCCCCCAGCAGAGCAGCTTCAGCACTGGGCAGCCTCTCTGATGTTCTGCTCGCCCTTCAGGATGAACTGGGACAGATGAGCTT tgaaCACCAGGAGTTGGTCAAGCAGATAGACGAGACCTCTAAACGAGAGCTTCGTGATGATCTGGAGCAAGAGCTGGACTGTCTGGTCAAGAGAATGGAGGAGAAAGCAGCTCAAATCTCCAAACTGCGCAAACATCAGCAAACA GTTCAGAAACTCTCCCAACGATCTTGTAGCCCCAGGAAGAAGCCACATGGTGCTGCAAGTGTAGAGGGCAAAACCAGGGCACAGAGTGGGGTACAACCATTGCCACCGTCCCCTGTCAAAGCCTCAGCTAGCAAGGGACAGAAACAGAGCGGGAGCAGTCAAGAGACCCTGAGGCTCCTCAGAGAGACACAGAAACTGTGCTCTGGCCTCCGCAAACAGGACATTGCATGGGAGACATAG
- the LOC132092348 gene encoding centrosomal protein of 57 kDa-like isoform X4 — MNADTHSLEGKSSGVQDISPQLYRTVPDAGSRAVISALKTLQEKMRRLELERVQAERNVQDFSQTIPYQAGASAQREPDHSTHENQSARRKAELVSKLHSAETRYSLLDKQIDYMRKMVECAARERINHTDKQDSVCRESTHTDPLMQAHLNKLERLEKEYLKLTSTQSIAERKIELLEQKLLEEQHERKLVQEKAEELQRELENNLISLSAVTQPKGKKKKKKEMAACKKPSSAKLEAPPTPKAKRLPFVAGTSTSPSHSVNANVQSVLHLMKHRNPRLCERVSALQKSGSENQRAERRPPSSPSRAASALGSLSDVLLALQDELGQMSFEHQELVKQIDETSKRELRDDLEQELDCLVKRMEEKAAQISKLRKHQQTVQKLSQRSCSPRKKPHGAASVEGKTRAQSGVQPLPPSPVKASASKGQKQSGSSQETLRLLRETQKLCSGLRKQDIAWET, encoded by the exons ATGAACGCAGACACACATTCACTGGAGGGAAAGAGCTCGGGTGTACAAGACATCAGCCCACAACTTTATCGGACAGTACCTGATGCTGGAAGCAGAG CAGTGATATCAGCCCTGAAAACACTCCAGGAGAAGATGCGACGCCTGGAGCTGGAGAGAGTTCAGGCAGAGAGGAACGTCCAGGATTTCTCTCAGACTATTCCATATCAGGCGGGTGCTTCTGCGCAGAGAGAACCAGATCACAGCACACATGAGAATCAGTCTGCACGGAGGAAAG cAGAGCTGGTTTCTAAGCTTCACTCTGCAGAAACACGATACTCTCTGCTGGATAAACAGATTGATTATATGAGGAAAATGGTGGAATgtgcagcgagagagagaatcAATCACACAGACAAGCAG GACTCTGTGTGTAGGGAGAGCACACATACAGACCCACTAATGCAGGCACACCTCAACAAATTGGAAAGACTGGAAAAGGAGTATCTAAAACTCACCAGTACACAGTCTATTGCCGAG AGGAAGATTGAGCTCTTAGAACAGAAACTTTTAGAGGAGCAACATGAACGCAAACTTGTGCAGGAGAAAGCAGAGGAG TTGCAGCGAGAGCTTGAAAACAATCTCATCTCCCTTTCTGCTGTGACCCAACCTAaaggcaagaagaagaagaagaaagaaatggCGGCttgcaag AAGCCCTCCTCAGCTAAGTTAGAGGCGCCCCCCACTCCTAAGGCTAAACGCCTCCCATTTGTGGCTGGAACA TCGACCAGTCCCAGTCACTCTGTCAATGCCAATGTTCAGAGTGTGTTGCACCTGATGAAGCACAGAAACCCACGGCTGTGTGAGAGAGTCAGCGCTCTGCAGAAGTCGGGTTCTGAGAACCAGCGGGCTGAGCGCAGACCTCCGTCCTCCCCCAGCAGAGCAGCTTCAGCACTGGGCAGCCTCTCTGATGTTCTGCTCGCCCTTCAGGATGAACTGGGACAGATGAGCTT tgaaCACCAGGAGTTGGTCAAGCAGATAGACGAGACCTCTAAACGAGAGCTTCGTGATGATCTGGAGCAAGAGCTGGACTGTCTGGTCAAGAGAATGGAGGAGAAAGCAGCTCAAATCTCCAAACTGCGCAAACATCAGCAAACA GTTCAGAAACTCTCCCAACGATCTTGTAGCCCCAGGAAGAAGCCACATGGTGCTGCAAGTGTAGAGGGCAAAACCAGGGCACAGAGTGGGGTACAACCATTGCCACCGTCCCCTGTCAAAGCCTCAGCTAGCAAGGGACAGAAACAGAGCGGGAGCAGTCAAGAGACCCTGAGGCTCCTCAGAGAGACACAGAAACTGTGCTCTGGCCTCCGCAAACAGGACATTGCATGGGAGACATAG